A stretch of Myceligenerans xiligouense DNA encodes these proteins:
- a CDS encoding anthranilate synthase family protein, giving the protein MSADLLDLVLHEDPPPFALLHRPGAGRRHVVDVLVGDVSRPALLGDIALPPEGADSPRRPGGPSGAVHDVLALVPYRQLHERGFSSPDDATPLVALAVTADQEVPLGEVLERVPDAPIELNGETFEPDDAAYGDRVRRVVEEEIATGQGANFVLRRTFGAEIGGSPLSGALTLFRRILESEQGSHWTFLAYTGERILVGASPERHVSLRDGIAVMNPISGTYRYPPNGPDLPGVMDFLADRKESEELAMVLDEELKMMARICDDGGRVTGPHLKEMAAVAHTEYFIEGRTSRDPRDILRETLFAPTVTGSPLENACRVISRYEPEGRGYYSGVAALIGRDAAGRRTMDSAILIRTADIDSTGRLALAVGATIVRESRPEAEIAETRAKAEGIVAALRAPVHRAFAAHPDVRSALEDRNDGLAGFWLRSRAGSPGRGSTTSPDLTGRRVLMVDAEDTFTAMMVHQLRATGATVVVRRFDEPPPPSGHDLVVLGPGPGDPGDPTSPKMRHLRSEVSRLLTGRRPFLAVCLSHQVLSQELGLRVSRRRRPNQGVQRSIQLFDEHVRVGFYNSFSAVSPTDHLESRTHGRIEVSRDPDSGEVHALRGPGLASVQFHPESVLTLDGDRILARLCVEALASALEPTTALGAPGRVTLGPPPASRPEIASAS; this is encoded by the coding sequence GTGAGCGCGGACCTGCTGGACCTCGTGCTGCACGAGGACCCCCCACCCTTCGCCCTCCTGCACCGGCCGGGGGCGGGCCGACGGCACGTCGTCGACGTGCTCGTCGGTGACGTCTCGCGCCCCGCACTGCTCGGGGACATCGCACTCCCGCCGGAGGGCGCGGACTCGCCTCGGCGACCTGGAGGCCCTTCCGGAGCCGTGCACGACGTCCTGGCACTGGTGCCCTACCGCCAACTCCACGAGCGCGGGTTCAGCAGTCCCGACGACGCCACCCCGCTGGTGGCCCTGGCAGTCACCGCCGACCAGGAAGTCCCGCTGGGAGAGGTGCTCGAACGTGTCCCGGACGCGCCCATCGAGCTGAACGGCGAGACCTTCGAACCCGACGACGCCGCGTACGGCGACCGGGTACGCCGGGTCGTCGAGGAGGAGATCGCCACCGGTCAGGGGGCGAACTTCGTCCTGCGCCGGACGTTCGGGGCAGAGATCGGCGGTTCACCCCTGTCCGGTGCGCTCACGCTGTTCCGCCGGATCCTGGAGAGCGAACAGGGCTCGCACTGGACCTTCCTGGCATACACCGGCGAGCGCATCCTCGTCGGTGCGAGTCCCGAACGCCACGTCAGCCTCCGGGACGGCATCGCCGTGATGAACCCCATCAGCGGAACCTACCGATACCCCCCGAACGGTCCCGACCTCCCCGGCGTCATGGACTTCCTCGCAGACCGCAAGGAGTCCGAGGAGCTCGCGATGGTGCTCGACGAGGAACTGAAGATGATGGCCCGCATCTGCGACGACGGCGGCCGGGTCACCGGGCCCCATCTCAAGGAGATGGCGGCCGTCGCCCACACGGAGTACTTCATCGAGGGACGCACCTCCCGCGACCCGCGCGACATCCTCCGCGAGACCCTGTTCGCCCCGACGGTGACCGGCAGCCCACTGGAGAACGCCTGCCGCGTCATCAGCCGCTACGAACCCGAGGGACGTGGCTACTACAGCGGGGTGGCGGCTCTCATCGGACGCGACGCGGCCGGCCGGCGCACGATGGACTCCGCGATCCTCATCCGCACCGCCGACATCGACTCCACGGGGAGACTCGCCCTCGCCGTCGGGGCGACGATCGTGCGGGAATCCAGGCCGGAAGCCGAGATCGCGGAGACGCGGGCCAAGGCCGAGGGGATCGTCGCGGCGCTGCGCGCCCCCGTCCACCGCGCGTTCGCCGCGCACCCCGACGTCAGGTCGGCACTCGAGGACCGGAACGACGGGCTGGCCGGCTTCTGGCTCCGGTCCCGTGCCGGCTCCCCGGGGCGCGGGTCGACCACGTCCCCCGATCTGACGGGCCGCCGGGTCCTGATGGTCGACGCGGAGGACACCTTCACCGCCATGATGGTTCACCAGCTCCGCGCCACCGGTGCGACGGTCGTGGTCCGGCGCTTCGACGAACCGCCCCCACCCAGCGGGCACGACCTCGTCGTGCTCGGTCCCGGGCCCGGGGATCCCGGGGACCCCACCTCCCCCAAGATGCGCCACCTGCGATCCGAGGTGTCGCGGCTCCTGACGGGCCGCCGACCCTTCCTGGCCGTCTGCCTGAGCCACCAGGTACTGAGCCAGGAGCTCGGCCTGCGGGTCTCGCGCCGCCGCCGGCCGAACCAGGGCGTGCAGCGTTCGATCCAGCTCTTCGACGAGCACGTGCGCGTCGGCTTCTACAACTCGTTCTCCGCGGTCTCCCCGACCGACCACCTCGAGTCCCGGACGCACGGCCGGATCGAGGTGTCCCGCGACCCTGACAGCGGCGAGGTGCATGCCCTGCGCGGCCCGGGCCTCGCGTCCGTGCAGTTCCACCCGGAATCCGTGCTCACGCTCGACGGCGACCGCATCCTGGCCCGGTTGTGCGTGGAAGCCCTCGCGAGCGCCCTCGAGCCGACGACGGCCCTGGGTGCCCCTGGGAGGGTCACCCTCGGCCCTCCGCCGGCGAGCCGTCCCGAGATAGCGTCGGCATCATGA
- a CDS encoding helix-turn-helix transcriptional regulator: protein MKVESLGSFLKTRRDRTSPEMLGLDPGGAPRRVPGLRREELARLSGVSVGYYTRIEQDQTGTASPQVLDSLACAMRLDDAERTHLFNLATTGGSSRMVRPDPEYPHTRVLALFESLQETIPAVVLGRRGDVLAWNRSGHELLSEHTPFAAPNEADRRPSVPRAFFLDPLTRDLYRNWDELARAHVAYLRLTSGRYPRDARLAELIGELTMKSDEFAALWTEGDVADCTVGTMLLSHPTLGALDIDYQVWLQPESTDHRLEVYTPNDTASRDALQLLPNRIGVR from the coding sequence ATGAAGGTCGAAAGCCTGGGAAGCTTCCTCAAGACTCGGCGGGACAGGACGAGTCCGGAGATGCTGGGTCTCGATCCGGGAGGCGCGCCCCGCCGCGTGCCGGGCCTGAGACGTGAAGAACTCGCCCGGCTCTCCGGCGTCAGCGTCGGCTACTACACGAGGATCGAACAGGACCAGACGGGGACGGCCTCCCCGCAGGTCCTGGATTCCCTGGCCTGCGCGATGCGGCTCGACGACGCCGAACGCACCCACCTGTTCAACCTCGCCACGACGGGAGGCTCCAGCCGCATGGTGCGGCCGGACCCCGAGTACCCGCACACCCGTGTCCTGGCGCTCTTCGAGTCGCTCCAGGAAACGATCCCGGCCGTCGTGCTCGGGAGGCGTGGTGACGTCCTCGCGTGGAACCGATCGGGCCATGAGCTGCTGTCCGAGCACACCCCGTTCGCGGCACCGAACGAGGCCGACCGACGCCCGTCCGTCCCGCGGGCGTTCTTCCTCGACCCCCTCACGCGGGACCTGTACCGCAACTGGGACGAGCTCGCGCGGGCGCACGTCGCCTACCTGCGGCTGACGTCCGGCCGCTATCCGCGCGACGCACGGCTCGCCGAGCTGATCGGTGAACTCACGATGAAGAGCGACGAGTTCGCCGCCCTGTGGACCGAGGGCGACGTCGCGGACTGCACCGTCGGCACCATGCTCCTGTCCCACCCCACGCTGGGCGCGCTCGACATCGATTACCAGGTGTGGCTCCAACCCGAGTCGACCGATCACCGGCTCGAGGTCTACACGCCGAACGACACTGCTTCCCGTGACGCCCTGCAACTCCTTCCGAACCGGATCGGCGTCCGCTGA